A window from Pseudonocardia cypriaca encodes these proteins:
- a CDS encoding NAD-dependent epimerase/dehydratase family protein, protein MRIAVTGAAGRLGRHVVARALRAGHEVVATDLPGATGEPAGRVEWRAADLTDLDEARAALAGAQGVIHLGGLVHPRYPEPEVHRVNVNGTYHVLVAAEEHGLEGVCLASSINAIGGVYSADPRYDYFPVDEDHPTYAEDAYSLSKWVVEQQSAAFARRRPGVAFSALRLHGLRDDAEAATSRGPDDGRARKDLWGWVSFDAAAAACLLALLRPTPGHAVYHVVADRTITGTPSAELAARWYPGVPLRTPMEGNAGFYSTARATADLGWDPAVDHPEIGPGERSRLPAA, encoded by the coding sequence GCGGCGGGCCGGCTCGGCCGGCACGTCGTCGCCCGGGCCCTGCGCGCCGGGCACGAGGTCGTCGCGACCGACCTGCCCGGCGCGACGGGTGAGCCGGCTGGACGGGTGGAGTGGCGGGCCGCCGACCTCACCGACCTGGACGAGGCCAGGGCCGCGCTCGCCGGCGCCCAGGGCGTGATCCACCTGGGCGGGCTCGTGCATCCCCGGTACCCGGAGCCGGAGGTCCACCGGGTCAACGTGAACGGCACCTACCACGTCCTGGTGGCGGCCGAGGAGCACGGGCTCGAGGGTGTCTGCCTTGCGTCGAGCATCAACGCGATCGGCGGCGTCTACAGCGCCGATCCGCGCTACGACTACTTCCCGGTGGACGAGGACCACCCCACCTACGCCGAGGACGCGTACAGCCTCTCCAAGTGGGTCGTGGAGCAGCAGTCGGCGGCGTTCGCGCGGCGTCGGCCGGGTGTGGCGTTCTCCGCACTGCGACTGCACGGCCTGCGCGACGACGCGGAAGCGGCGACCTCGCGTGGGCCGGACGACGGGCGGGCCCGCAAGGACCTGTGGGGCTGGGTGAGCTTCGACGCGGCGGCGGCCGCCTGCCTGCTCGCCCTGCTCCGCCCGACGCCGGGCCACGCCGTCTACCACGTCGTCGCCGACCGCACGATCACCGGCACCCCCAGCGCCGAGCTCGCCGCGCGTTGGTACCCGGGCGTGCCGCTGCGCACGCCGATGGAGGGGAACGCGGGGTTCTACTCCACGGCGCGAGCGACGGCGGACCTCGGCTGGGATCCCGCCGTCGACCACCCGGAGATCGGCCCCGGAGAACGGTCCCGCCTCCCGGCCGCCTGA
- a CDS encoding TetR/AcrR family transcriptional regulator codes for MVDDQQPRLRADARRNRDRIVAAAKTWFATHGPDAPTEEIARSAGVATGTLYRHFADREALIRAVAVNNFENAFAEADAAVAEEASAWDALVRILRQSQELRLSFRLLTAYPHVHAVLKKERDVDRSRRHMVGLLDLVVRRAQAEGTLRTDVGTGDVAVMFALLAQPLSIDWTAPAQLASERCMALLLESLRADGPHVTLPGQAIWSEHLTHG; via the coding sequence GTGGTAGACGACCAGCAGCCGCGACTGCGGGCCGACGCGCGCCGCAACCGCGACCGTATCGTCGCTGCCGCCAAGACGTGGTTCGCCACGCACGGCCCCGACGCGCCCACCGAGGAAATCGCCCGATCGGCTGGCGTCGCCACGGGCACCCTGTACCGGCACTTCGCCGACCGGGAGGCCCTGATCAGGGCGGTGGCGGTGAACAACTTCGAGAACGCGTTCGCGGAGGCGGACGCAGCCGTCGCCGAGGAAGCCTCGGCATGGGACGCACTCGTGCGCATCCTGCGCCAGTCGCAGGAGCTACGGCTGTCGTTCCGGCTACTGACGGCCTACCCGCACGTGCACGCGGTCCTCAAGAAGGAGCGGGACGTCGACCGGTCCCGCCGGCACATGGTCGGCCTGCTCGACCTGGTCGTGCGCAGGGCGCAGGCCGAGGGCACGCTGCGCACGGACGTCGGCACCGGCGACGTCGCCGTGATGTTCGCGCTGCTCGCCCAGCCCCTGTCCATCGATTGGACCGCGCCGGCGCAGCTCGCGTCCGAGCGCTGCATGGCGCTGCTCCTGGAGAGCCTCAGGGCGGACGGGCCGCACGTCACGCTCCCCGGGCAGGCGATCTGGTCCGAACACCTCACCCACGGCTGA
- a CDS encoding efflux RND transporter periplasmic adaptor subunit has translation MTSGVSATGSMSAASQQNMGFPNGGQLTNVFVKVGDRVEPGQVLATIDDFALRQALEQQQGQLRSQQAALDRLINSPVAAGARDTLAQAQEILDKTRKQADESLDAAEQEIDNAERKLAIDKKALEKAKDKLEADERACGDDSSSSRKAEGSEDSDDEDSTTSGSSSSSQSLVTVSNPACSNIPASKQAVTSARQQVVVSENAVDSAKKSRDNTKASGELSIANAEQGVVNARNNANSARSDRPFDIEEQRGSVVSQQAAVAAAQRDVDNATLRAPVAATVSAINGVVGEYLAPSSGTSSLAPGSGASIPGVDSASGAQAAAGIGANPARPGGTQFLVLDNIDAFQVVVPFNEADAATIQPNQKVRISVDAVPDVTLDGTVLSVAPTGTAISGVVTYYATMVVQKSDPRIKDGQTVRATVVTEELDNVLTVPNGAVRQENGRPTVTVVDSDGTQKAVPFEAGKVGADRTQVLSGLREGQQVVLPAAR, from the coding sequence GTGACCAGCGGCGTGTCGGCCACCGGGTCGATGAGCGCTGCGAGCCAGCAGAACATGGGCTTCCCGAACGGCGGTCAGCTCACCAACGTCTTCGTGAAGGTCGGCGACCGCGTCGAGCCGGGCCAGGTGCTCGCCACGATCGACGACTTCGCGCTGCGCCAGGCCCTCGAACAGCAGCAGGGTCAGCTGAGGTCGCAGCAGGCCGCGCTCGACCGGCTGATCAACTCCCCGGTCGCCGCGGGCGCGAGGGACACCCTCGCCCAGGCGCAGGAGATCCTGGACAAGACGCGCAAGCAGGCCGACGAGTCGCTCGACGCCGCCGAGCAGGAGATCGACAACGCCGAGCGGAAGCTCGCCATCGACAAGAAGGCGCTCGAGAAGGCCAAGGACAAGCTCGAGGCCGACGAGCGGGCGTGTGGAGACGACTCGTCGAGCAGTCGCAAGGCCGAGGGCAGCGAGGACTCCGACGACGAGGACAGCACCACGTCCGGGTCGAGCAGCTCGTCGCAGTCGCTCGTGACGGTGAGCAACCCCGCCTGCAGCAACATCCCGGCGAGCAAGCAGGCCGTGACGTCGGCCAGGCAGCAGGTCGTGGTCAGCGAGAACGCCGTCGACTCCGCGAAGAAGTCGCGCGACAACACGAAGGCCAGCGGCGAGCTCTCGATCGCAAACGCGGAGCAGGGCGTGGTGAACGCCCGCAACAACGCGAACTCGGCGCGGTCGGACCGCCCCTTCGACATCGAGGAGCAGCGCGGCTCCGTGGTGAGCCAGCAGGCGGCCGTGGCCGCCGCGCAGCGCGACGTCGACAACGCGACCCTGCGCGCCCCGGTGGCCGCCACCGTCTCGGCGATCAACGGCGTGGTGGGGGAGTACCTGGCGCCGAGCAGCGGCACCAGCTCCCTCGCCCCCGGGAGCGGCGCGAGCATCCCCGGCGTCGACTCCGCGTCGGGGGCACAGGCGGCGGCCGGGATCGGCGCCAACCCCGCCCGGCCCGGCGGCACGCAGTTCCTGGTGCTCGACAACATCGACGCGTTCCAGGTGGTCGTCCCGTTCAACGAGGCGGACGCGGCCACGATCCAGCCGAACCAGAAGGTGCGGATCTCGGTCGACGCGGTCCCGGACGTGACGCTCGACGGCACGGTGCTGTCGGTCGCCCCGACCGGAACCGCCATCTCCGGGGTGGTCACCTACTACGCGACGATGGTCGTGCAGAAGTCCGACCCGCGGATCAAGGACGGGCAGACGGTGCGCGCCACCGTGGTCACGGAGGAGCTCGACAACGTGCTCACCGTGCCGAACGGGGCGGTGCGCCAGGAGAACGGCCGTCCCACCGTGACCGTCGTGGACTCCGACGGCACCCAGAAGGCGGTGCCGTTCGAGGCGGGCAAGGTGGGCGCGGACCGCACGCAGGTGCTCTCCGGCCTGCGGGAGGGGCAGCAGGTCGTGTTGCCGGCCGCGCGATGA
- a CDS encoding efflux RND transporter periplasmic adaptor subunit: protein MSDGPITEPVAVSNGSTDGKPSDTTNAAANTAASDAAEPKPKRKMSKGTRIALIVILAIAVLAGGGITTWYFIDAQNYVSTDNAQIDGDKISVNAPTSGTVIDWRASQGAQLEQDHVVGRIRIQGAFVQPEMPVRAPANGTVAINNAVEGTYVTAGTELAVAYDFSKIFVTARVDETDIDDVRPGQLVDIDVDAFPGHTFRGTVREVQGGAAGVFSVFPESNTSGNFQKVTQVIPVKIDIANPDGLGIVPGMNVTVNIRKN from the coding sequence ATGTCTGATGGTCCGATCACAGAGCCGGTCGCGGTGAGCAACGGCAGCACCGACGGCAAGCCCAGCGACACCACGAACGCCGCCGCCAACACGGCGGCGAGCGACGCCGCCGAGCCGAAGCCGAAGCGGAAGATGTCGAAGGGCACGAGGATCGCCCTGATCGTGATCCTCGCGATCGCGGTGCTGGCCGGCGGGGGGATCACCACCTGGTACTTCATCGACGCCCAGAACTACGTCAGCACCGACAACGCGCAGATCGACGGCGACAAGATCTCCGTGAACGCACCCACCAGCGGCACGGTGATCGACTGGCGGGCCTCGCAGGGTGCGCAGCTCGAGCAGGACCACGTCGTGGGCCGGATCCGGATCCAGGGTGCGTTCGTCCAGCCGGAGATGCCGGTGCGGGCCCCGGCCAACGGCACCGTCGCGATCAACAACGCGGTCGAGGGCACGTACGTCACGGCGGGCACCGAGCTGGCCGTCGCCTACGACTTCTCCAAGATCTTCGTCACGGCGCGCGTCGACGAGACCGACATCGACGACGTCCGTCCCGGCCAGCTCGTGGACATCGACGTCGACGCGTTCCCGGGCCACACGTTCCGGGGCACGGTCCGCGAGGTGCAGGGCGGCGCGGCCGGCGTCTTCTCCGTGTTCCCGGAGTCGAACACGTCGGGCAACTTCCAGAAGGTCACCCAGGTGATCCCGGTGAAGATCGACATCGCGAACCCGGACGGTCTCGGGATCGTGCCCGGCATGAACGTCACCGTGAACATTAGAAAGAACTAG
- a CDS encoding DHA2 family efflux MFS transporter permease subunit, producing MTQAAAPRAEAPAAGGGWLLPLVVLVSGMFMSVLDTSIVNVAIPKMQNVFGVTADDIEWIATSYTLVLGVIVPISSWLANRVGQTRLYIVSLLAFAAGSALCGVAWDLDSMIAFRVIQAIPGGVLPVVSLSMLYQIVPKEKIGSAMGIYGLGVVVAPAVGPTLGGYLVEYVDWRLIFFINVPIGILGAIAAFLLLPPFAGRPAGRFDLLGFLTIATGLSSLLLALSEGQSWGWTAYPTVILILLGLLCLALFVVIENTVENPLLDVRVFGVWAYTNSLLLISVLSVGLFSVLFYIPVYLQSARGLGAFEAGLLLMPQALVMAVLMPIAGQVYDRIGARVPAVVGLLIMTLAGYLMQDLTAVTSEGEIIALLCLRALGTGMCMMPIMTNGISAVPPALVGSASAFNNVTQRVSAALGLAALTAFMTIQQAQLGADRAGLVSPDMMPSLGPGASGQVLGTMAIYQQTSTQVYVSALDDVMFITTIMTGAAVVLALFLRRPSGAPAGGGPAMVD from the coding sequence GTGACGCAGGCGGCAGCCCCCCGCGCGGAGGCGCCCGCGGCAGGCGGGGGGTGGCTGCTCCCCCTCGTCGTGCTCGTCTCCGGGATGTTCATGTCGGTGCTCGACACGAGCATCGTCAACGTGGCGATCCCGAAGATGCAGAACGTCTTCGGGGTCACCGCCGACGACATCGAGTGGATCGCCACGTCCTACACGCTGGTGCTCGGCGTGATCGTGCCGATCAGCTCGTGGCTCGCCAACCGGGTCGGGCAGACCCGGCTCTACATCGTGTCGCTGCTGGCCTTCGCCGCGGGATCGGCGCTCTGCGGCGTCGCGTGGGACCTGGACAGCATGATCGCGTTCCGGGTGATCCAGGCCATCCCGGGCGGCGTGCTGCCGGTCGTGAGCCTCTCGATGCTCTACCAGATCGTGCCCAAGGAGAAGATCGGCAGCGCGATGGGCATCTACGGGCTCGGCGTCGTCGTCGCGCCCGCCGTCGGCCCCACGCTCGGTGGCTACCTGGTCGAGTACGTCGACTGGCGGCTGATCTTCTTCATCAACGTCCCGATCGGCATCCTCGGTGCGATCGCGGCCTTCCTCCTGCTCCCGCCCTTCGCCGGGCGACCGGCCGGGCGCTTCGACCTGCTCGGTTTCCTCACGATCGCCACCGGGCTGTCGTCGCTGCTGCTCGCGCTCTCCGAGGGGCAGTCGTGGGGGTGGACGGCCTACCCCACGGTGATCCTGATCCTGCTCGGGCTCCTGTGCCTCGCGCTGTTCGTGGTCATCGAGAACACGGTCGAGAACCCGCTGCTCGACGTGCGGGTGTTCGGGGTGTGGGCGTACACCAACTCGCTGCTGCTGATCTCGGTGCTCTCGGTCGGCCTGTTCTCGGTGCTCTTCTACATCCCGGTCTACCTGCAGTCGGCGCGCGGGCTCGGGGCGTTCGAGGCGGGGCTCCTGCTCATGCCGCAGGCGCTCGTCATGGCGGTGCTCATGCCGATCGCCGGGCAGGTCTACGACCGGATCGGGGCGCGGGTTCCCGCGGTCGTCGGGCTGTTGATCATGACCTTGGCCGGCTACCTGATGCAGGACCTGACGGCCGTCACGTCCGAGGGTGAGATCATCGCGCTGCTCTGCCTCCGTGCCCTCGGCACGGGGATGTGCATGATGCCGATCATGACGAACGGGATCTCGGCCGTGCCGCCCGCGCTCGTCGGCTCGGCGAGCGCGTTCAACAACGTCACCCAACGGGTCTCGGCGGCACTCGGGTTGGCCGCGCTCACCGCCTTCATGACCATCCAGCAGGCCCAGCTGGGAGCCGACCGGGCCGGACTGGTCAGCCCGGACATGATGCCGTCGCTCGGCCCCGGCGCCTCGGGTCAGGTGCTGGGCACGATGGCGATCTACCAGCAGACGTCCACGCAGGTCTACGTCTCGGCGCTCGACGACGTCATGTTCATCACCACGATCATGACGGGCGCCGCCGTCGTGCTCGCCCTCTTCCTCCGCAGGCCGAGCGGCGCGCCGGCGGGCGGCGGACCCGCCATGGTCGACTGA
- a CDS encoding cytochrome P450, which produces MTAPPTLPVHMQRNGFDPVPVLAELRDGKGIERIRTAFGMQAWLVTRFADVREVLSDPVRFSNARLQEAGRPPGLPPVTPEERARQLAGNLLAADPPDHTRLRRMLTPEFTVRRMRRLEPRIREIVHEHLDAMERHGPPADLLAEFALPVPSLVICELLGVPYADRAAFQERTHRQLDLRVPMEDRLEAGKESRAYMAELVARAQAEPGEDMLGMLVREHGHDLTADELAGIASLLLIAGHETTANMLGLGTLALLRHPAQLAIVRDEPDRVDSAVEELLRWLTIVHTGTAKMATVDTEIARQPIAAGDLVMCALPTANRDPELRTDPDRLDVTRGGVGHVAFGHGVHHCLGAPLARMEMKIGFPALLQRFPGLAEVPGTATFRSFSIIYGLTSLQVTW; this is translated from the coding sequence GTGACAGCACCGCCAACGCTGCCCGTCCACATGCAGCGCAACGGATTCGACCCCGTGCCCGTGCTGGCCGAACTGCGGGACGGCAAGGGCATCGAGCGGATCCGCACCGCATTCGGCATGCAGGCCTGGCTCGTCACCCGGTTCGCGGACGTCCGTGAGGTGCTGAGCGATCCGGTGCGCTTCAGCAACGCCCGCCTGCAGGAGGCGGGCCGCCCGCCGGGGCTCCCACCCGTGACCCCGGAGGAACGGGCGCGGCAGCTGGCGGGGAACCTGCTCGCCGCCGACCCGCCGGACCACACCCGACTGCGCCGGATGCTCACACCGGAGTTCACGGTGCGGCGGATGCGCAGGCTGGAGCCGCGGATCCGGGAGATCGTCCACGAGCACCTGGACGCGATGGAGCGCCACGGGCCGCCTGCCGACCTGTTGGCGGAGTTCGCCCTGCCGGTGCCGTCGCTGGTGATCTGCGAGCTCCTCGGGGTGCCGTACGCCGACCGGGCGGCGTTCCAGGAACGCACCCACCGGCAGCTCGACCTGCGCGTCCCGATGGAGGATCGGCTCGAGGCGGGGAAGGAGTCGCGGGCGTACATGGCCGAGCTCGTGGCGCGGGCGCAGGCGGAGCCGGGCGAGGACATGCTCGGCATGCTGGTGCGCGAACACGGCCACGACCTCACCGCCGACGAGCTCGCCGGGATCGCGTCGCTGCTGCTGATCGCCGGGCACGAGACCACGGCCAACATGCTCGGGCTGGGCACCCTCGCCCTGCTGCGCCACCCGGCCCAGCTCGCGATCGTCCGGGACGAGCCCGACCGCGTCGACTCGGCCGTTGAGGAGCTGCTGCGCTGGCTCACGATCGTGCACACCGGAACCGCCAAGATGGCCACCGTCGACACCGAGATCGCCAGGCAGCCGATCGCGGCGGGCGATCTCGTCATGTGCGCGCTGCCCACCGCCAACCGCGACCCGGAGCTGCGCACCGACCCCGACCGGCTCGACGTCACGCGCGGCGGCGTCGGCCACGTGGCGTTCGGCCACGGCGTCCACCACTGCCTCGGAGCGCCGCTCGCCCGGATGGAGATGAAGATCGGCTTCCCGGCCCTGCTGCAGCGGTTCCCCGGGCTGGCCGAGGTGCCCGGCACCGCGACGTTCCGCAGCTTCAGCATCATCTACGGTCTGACATCACTGCAGGTGACGTGGTGA
- a CDS encoding ferredoxin, producing the protein MKGDLVAGVEVHADRDVCIGAGLCVLTAGAVFDQDDDGIVVVLDEHPADVVAARDAVANCPSGALSLTEE; encoded by the coding sequence GTGAAGGGGGACCTGGTGGCCGGTGTCGAAGTGCACGCGGACCGCGACGTCTGCATCGGCGCGGGGCTGTGCGTCCTCACGGCGGGCGCGGTGTTCGACCAGGACGACGACGGCATCGTGGTCGTGCTCGACGAGCACCCCGCCGATGTCGTCGCCGCCCGCGACGCCGTGGCGAACTGCCCGTCCGGGGCGCTGTCGCTCACGGAGGAGTAG
- a CDS encoding antibiotic biosynthesis monooxygenase translates to MIMRIWSARTSGDPRAYEQEFSAHVLDALGGLAGFRGAYLLRRSHGTGTELVTLTLFDSLADVRRFAGPDVDAANVSPAARAVLDDVDERVRHYTVVSAPTPP, encoded by the coding sequence ATGATCATGCGAATCTGGAGCGCCCGCACGTCCGGTGATCCCCGCGCCTACGAGCAGGAGTTCAGCGCACACGTGCTCGACGCGCTGGGCGGGCTCGCCGGTTTCCGCGGCGCCTACCTGCTGCGCCGGTCGCACGGAACCGGCACCGAGCTCGTCACGCTGACGCTGTTCGACTCGCTCGCCGACGTGCGCCGCTTCGCGGGGCCGGACGTCGACGCGGCGAACGTCTCCCCCGCCGCCCGCGCCGTGCTCGACGACGTGGACGAGCGGGTGCGCCACTACACGGTGGTCAGCGCACCTACTCCTCCGTGA
- a CDS encoding helix-turn-helix domain-containing protein, producing the protein MRQLTRIASADDVAVDDLRIIERTRNWTAPVHTPAHQLVFVRRGTFGLRLRSSEATVDPVSAFVGRPGDEQSIAHLPGREDACTVVSLGPRLAAELLPRRLPATLRTSGRVDMAHRALLARARHGADGFELAERVVRLAEGLLDGPVRAPARSGTPSHRRLAGVARELLVTDPAFDRLDRLARMLGVSRSHLSRVFRAETGETLTRFRNRLRVRAALDRLADGDRDLAGLAADLGFADHAHLTRAVRAEVGDPPSRVRRLLAGEHESSSRGAGNGRRSGNDHANLERPHVR; encoded by the coding sequence GTGCGCCAGCTGACCAGGATCGCCTCTGCCGACGACGTCGCCGTCGACGACCTGCGCATCATCGAGCGCACCAGGAACTGGACGGCGCCCGTGCACACGCCCGCCCACCAGCTCGTCTTCGTGCGGCGCGGCACGTTCGGGCTCCGGCTGCGCAGCTCGGAGGCCACGGTCGACCCGGTGTCCGCGTTCGTGGGACGGCCCGGCGACGAGCAGAGCATCGCCCACCTGCCGGGCCGCGAGGACGCCTGCACCGTGGTCTCGCTCGGTCCGCGGCTCGCGGCGGAGCTCCTGCCACGGCGGTTGCCTGCCACCCTGCGCACCTCGGGCCGGGTGGACATGGCGCACCGTGCGCTGCTCGCGAGGGCTCGCCACGGCGCGGACGGGTTCGAGCTCGCCGAGCGGGTGGTGCGGCTCGCCGAGGGCCTGCTCGACGGCCCCGTCCGGGCGCCGGCGCGCAGCGGCACCCCGTCCCACCGTCGGCTCGCCGGAGTGGCCCGCGAGCTGCTGGTCACCGATCCGGCGTTCGACCGGCTGGACCGCCTCGCCCGCATGCTCGGGGTCTCCCGGTCGCACCTCTCCCGGGTGTTCCGCGCGGAGACCGGCGAGACGCTCACCCGGTTCCGGAACCGGCTGCGGGTGCGGGCCGCGCTCGACCGGCTGGCCGACGGCGACCGGGATCTCGCCGGCCTCGCCGCCGATCTCGGGTTCGCCGACCACGCGCACCTCACCCGGGCGGTGCGGGCCGAGGTGGGCGACCCGCCGAGCCGGGTGCGGCGCCTGCTGGCGGGCGAGCACGAATCGTCAAGCCGCGGGGCCGGGAACGGCAGACGATCAGGCAATGATCATGCGAATCTGGAGCGCCCGCACGTCCGGTGA
- a CDS encoding class I SAM-dependent methyltransferase, translated as MAAAAERLVWAVGTLGVQPGDRVLEIGCGHGVAVSLVCERLDGGRVLGIDRSAKMIEAASRRNAAHVAAGRAAFQVAALHEADLGDARFDLAFAIHVPVLLRGDPRRELAIVRAHLAPGGRFALPFQPLDPATTEPTVDRLARLLEDGGFTAVERHVAELASGRAGCVVARLGSCPS; from the coding sequence GTGGCGGCTGCGGCGGAGCGGTTGGTCTGGGCGGTCGGGACGCTGGGCGTGCAACCCGGCGACCGGGTGCTCGAGATCGGGTGCGGGCACGGGGTGGCCGTGTCGCTGGTGTGCGAGCGGCTCGACGGCGGGAGGGTCCTCGGCATCGACCGGTCCGCCAAGATGATCGAGGCGGCGAGCCGCCGCAACGCCGCGCACGTGGCCGCGGGGCGGGCGGCGTTCCAGGTGGCGGCGCTGCACGAAGCCGATCTCGGCGACGCCCGGTTCGATCTCGCCTTCGCGATCCACGTCCCGGTGCTCCTGCGCGGCGACCCGCGCCGGGAGCTCGCGATCGTGCGTGCGCACCTCGCGCCGGGTGGCCGGTTCGCGCTGCCGTTCCAGCCGCTCGACCCCGCGACCACCGAGCCGACCGTCGACCGGCTCGCCCGCCTCCTCGAGGACGGCGGGTTCACGGCCGTCGAGCGGCACGTCGCCGAGCTGGCGAGCGGACGGGCCGGATGCGTGGTGGCGCGCCTGGGATCATGTCCCTCGTGA
- a CDS encoding SDR family oxidoreductase: MSLVTDGDVAVVTGAGSGLGRVVATTLLDAGYRVALAGRRAEALEETAGGRESALVVPTDVGDPASVAHLFAEVRQRWGRVDLLMNNAGTFGPSGSVDEIAVEDWSSTVATNLTGAFLCAREAFAAMRAQRPQGGRIINNGSISAHVPRPGSAAYTATKHALTGLTKSIALDGRAYDIACGQIDIGNAATDMTAGISVGARQADGSVRPEPTFDPVHVAEAVLLMARLPLDANIPFLTITATTMPFLGRG; encoded by the coding sequence ATGTCCCTCGTGACGGACGGCGACGTGGCAGTGGTGACGGGTGCTGGCTCGGGACTCGGGAGGGTGGTGGCGACCACCCTGCTCGACGCGGGCTACCGCGTGGCGCTCGCCGGGCGCCGGGCGGAGGCGCTGGAGGAGACCGCGGGCGGCCGCGAGTCGGCGCTCGTCGTGCCCACCGACGTCGGCGACCCCGCCTCGGTGGCGCACCTCTTCGCCGAGGTGCGGCAGCGCTGGGGCCGGGTCGACCTGCTGATGAACAACGCAGGCACGTTCGGCCCGTCCGGCAGCGTCGACGAGATCGCGGTCGAGGACTGGTCGTCAACCGTGGCCACCAACCTGACCGGCGCCTTCCTCTGCGCCCGCGAGGCCTTCGCCGCGATGCGCGCCCAGCGCCCGCAGGGTGGGCGGATCATCAACAACGGTTCCATCTCCGCGCACGTGCCGCGCCCTGGCAGCGCCGCGTACACGGCCACCAAACACGCCCTCACCGGCCTGACCAAGTCCATCGCGCTCGACGGGCGCGCCTACGACATCGCGTGCGGGCAGATCGACATCGGCAACGCCGCCACCGACATGACCGCCGGCATCTCCGTGGGTGCGCGGCAGGCCGACGGCAGCGTCCGCCCCGAGCCGACGTTCGACCCGGTCCACGTGGCCGAGGCCGTGCTCCTCATGGCCCGGCTGCCCCTGGACGCGAACATCCCGTTCCTGACGATCACGGCCACGACCATGCCGTTCCTGGGCCGCGGCTGA
- a CDS encoding pentapeptide repeat-containing protein, with amino-acid sequence MAPRGSRSRPTKRRPEPPDLPDEFAAAPGEVEGGDLWDCVEAGAEVQVPERVADLRIQESRWVGGDLTGVRFTGLECRDVEFVHCDLSGARLEEAVLTRVVFTDCRLTGTAFDGAQLTDVHISDSTADLAGLRMTKARFLLVENTSLRGADFYEFDGEHCALLGCDLGEASFDTARLRETDLHGSTVDDVRGVLSLRGTRISPDQIVPLAGGLLDALGIQVTERPAG; translated from the coding sequence GTGGCTCCCCGAGGCAGCAGGTCCCGTCCCACGAAACGCCGCCCGGAACCTCCCGACCTCCCCGACGAGTTCGCCGCGGCACCCGGCGAGGTCGAGGGCGGTGACCTGTGGGACTGTGTCGAGGCGGGCGCCGAGGTGCAGGTGCCCGAGCGCGTCGCCGACCTGCGGATCCAGGAGAGTCGGTGGGTGGGGGGCGACCTCACCGGCGTGCGCTTCACCGGCCTGGAGTGCCGCGACGTGGAGTTCGTCCACTGCGACCTGTCCGGGGCGAGGTTGGAGGAGGCCGTCCTCACGCGGGTCGTCTTCACCGACTGCCGGCTCACCGGCACCGCCTTCGACGGGGCGCAGCTCACGGACGTCCACATCAGCGACAGCACCGCCGACCTCGCCGGTCTCCGGATGACGAAGGCGCGGTTCCTCCTCGTCGAGAACACCTCGCTGCGCGGCGCCGACTTCTACGAGTTCGACGGCGAGCACTGCGCGCTGCTCGGGTGCGACCTTGGCGAGGCGAGCTTCGACACGGCTCGGCTGCGGGAGACGGACCTGCACGGGTCCACCGTCGACGACGTCCGCGGCGTGCTGTCCCTGCGCGGCACGCGGATCAGCCCCGACCAGATCGTCCCGCTGGCCGGCGGCCTGCTCGACGCGCTGGGCATCCAGGTGACGGAGCGCCCAGCAGGCTGA